From a region of the Danio aesculapii chromosome 4, fDanAes4.1, whole genome shotgun sequence genome:
- the si:ch73-170d6.3 gene encoding uncharacterized protein si:ch73-170d6.3: MFGTVWFSLWCLFGVFGVTDELSLVSAMEGDSVTLHTDREMRNNDVILWRFGPENALIVQINVTESSLTVNEDYDGRFRGSVKVDHQTGCLTITNTRTEHAGRYQLQNGHRRTLFILVVYGDLAEKGEMKPVSVMEGESVSLHTDTEMRNYDLIVWRFGKNPIAQINATTQDVTVYNALGGIFTDRLDVDQQSGSLTITSTRTEHSGVYQLQINNIKKLFVLSVYACLPVPVIFSQCLPSSSQYGSVLCSAVNVSSVTLSWFKGSSLLSSISVSDFSISLSLPLAVDYQDENTYSCVLNNSFAVQTQHLDTSQLCSVRGCRTVEAVIRLVAAALVGVAAAAAVVVLLYDIRSRRAELDRTRVSTAVTGS, translated from the exons GGGTGTTTGGTGTAACCGATGAGCTGAGTTTGGTGTCAGCGATGGAGGGGGACTCGGTTACTTTACACACTGACAGAGAAATGAGGAACAACGATGTGATCCTGTGGAGATTTGGACCTGAAAACGCTTTAATAGTACAAATCAACGTCACCGAGAGCAGTTTGACTGTGAATGAAGATTACGATGGAAGATTCAGAGGCAGCGTGAAGGTGGATCATCAAACCGGATGTCTGACCATCACAAACACCAGGACTGAACACGCTGGACGTTACCAACTACAGAACGGCCATAGGAGGACGTTGTTCATTCTCGTAGTTTATG GTGATTTGGCTGAGAAAGGCGAGATGAAGCCAGTGTCCGTAATGGAGGGGGAATCAGTGTCTCTACACACGGACACTGAAATGAGGAATTATGATCTGATTGTGTGGAGGTTTGGAAAGAATCCAATAGCTCAAATCAACGCAACGACTCAAGATGTGACTGTATATAATGCTCTCGGAGGGATTTTCACTGACAGGCTGGACGTGGATCAACAGagtggatctctgaccatcaccaGCACCAGAACTGAGCACTCTGGAGTTTATCAGTTACAGATCAACAACATCAAGAAGCTCTTCGTCCTCAGTGTCTATG CTTGTCTGCCAGTTCCTGTCATCTTCAGTCAGTGTCTTCCATCTTCATCACAGTATGGTTCAGTGCTGTGTTCAGCGGTGAACGTGAGCTCTGTGACTCTCTCCTGGTTTAAAGGAAGCAGTCTATTAtccagcatcagtgtgtctgacttcagcatcagtctctctctGCCTCTGGCGGTGGATTATCAGGATGAAAACACCTACAGCTGTGTGCTCAACAACTCCTTCGCTGTCCAGACTCAACATCTGGACACTAGTCAGCTCTGTTCAG TGAGAGGTTGTCGGACTGTAGAAGCTGTGATTCGATTGGTCGCCGCTGCGCTGGTGGGCGTGGCCGCTGCAGCTGCTGTTGTCGTTCTGCTTTATGACATCAGATCCAGACGAGCTGAGCTAGACCGAACACGTGTTTCCACAGCAGTGACAGGGAGTTAG
- the LOC130222672 gene encoding uncharacterized protein LOC130222672, producing MNGVYAQPQYEQDPNREELRAIPYQSLCQGEHSVVWGVGESPQCIVTEGPTKDRYRDGSHTTLSLSGSMHSRLHSSPHYNPQRLEYLLSILERRAMEDYVPECSNKDSLYHPPHRQLRASSSWQLWRNYVDLRSAYNLNLLELMWCPLPRHPGPKPIHTIREILDFQRQGNLLEYLIDWEGYGPGNDPGCPKQMSWIDLFWPTQTGWPLEVMEGAGLGHQETPLEERAEKPSRENSKSNPAQKGQSCEKSLSVAHEIKNNWSSKIADGSNETLPIFKLQLEKTWKNSDGFCRRCTFGKNSTKENKTIMMIGATGSGKTTLINSMINYILGVNWEDDFRFVLIDEGQQKSQAESQTSEITAYQINHMDGFRVPYSLTIVDTPGFGDTRGIKQDQKITGQILEFFSAPGGIDCIDAVCFVVQASLARLTHTQKYVFDSILSIFGKDIAENILMMVTFADGKKPPVLEAIIKSEIPCSTDESGKPLQFKFNNSAVFANNNKSTEDEDSDCENFDQMFWKLGFSSMNKFFTSLSKMETKSLTLTREVLKERKQLEVLVEGLQPQINAGLTKLDEIRKTRAALEQNKAKMEANKDFEYELEVTVPKQIENTSNYYLTNCQKCNFTCHDSCIIPNDSDKHGCCAMKDGNCTVCPGKCVWNVHFNQKYKWDYVTEKRKETYHDLKERYKEAYGEVMTKEKIFEKLEYELEVVQDIVTGLIKDSQKSLERLQEIALKPNPLSTPDYIDLMIESEKQEAKPGFTDRIQSLMEVKVKAEIISKVSTGGAVPEDLKKYKPETSRNKPERSRIISFSPFILFRKGFNFLKG from the exons ATGAACGGAGTCTACGCTCAGCCTCAGTACGAGCAGGACCCGAACCGCGAGGAGC TACGAGCCATTCCATACCAGTCCCTCTGCCAGGGTGAGCACAGTGTGGTGTGGGGTGTAGGAGAAAG TCCCCAGTGTATTGTGACAGAAGGACCAACCAAAGACAGATATCGGGATGGATCACACACGACACTCTCACTGAGTGGGTCAATGCACTCAAGGCTTCACTCCTCCCCGCATTACAACCCCCAGCGACTAGAATATCTCCTGTCCATCCTGGAGCGCAGAGCAATGGAGGACTATGTGCCTGAGTGCTCCAACAAGGATTCGCTCTACCATCCACCTCACCGGCAACTTCGAGCTTCTTCATCTTGG CAGCTCTGGAGGAACTACGTGGATCTGAGGAGTGCTTATAACCTG AACCTTCTGGAGCTGATGTGGTGTCCCCTCCCCCGACATCCTGGACCCAAACCAATTCACACCATAAGGGAGATCCTGGATTTCCAACGCCAGGGTAACCTACTGGAATACCTGATCGACTGGGAGGGGTACGGCCCGGGGAATGATCCTGGGTGCCCAAAGCAGATGTCCTGGATTGATCTCTTCTGGCCCACCCAGACCGGCTGGCCCCTAGAAGTCATGGAAGGGGCTGGTTTAGGGCATCAGGAGACGCCCCTGGAAGAGAGGG CAGAGAAACCATCAAGAGAAAACTCAAAAAGCAACCCCGCACAGAAGGGCCAAAGCTGCGAAAAGTCCTTAAGTGTTGCCCATGAAATAAAGAACAACTGGAGTAGTAAAATAGCAGATGGCAGCAATGAAACCTTGCCCATCTTTAAACTCCAGCTGGAGAAAACATGGAAGAACAGTGATGGATTCTGCAGAAGATGCACATTTGGGAAAAACAGCACAAAAGAGAACAAAACTATTATGATGATCGGAGCCACTGGTTCAGGAAAAACCACCCTCATTAACAGCATGATCAACTACATTCTGGGAGTGAATTGGGAAGATGATTTCCGGTTTGTGCTGATAGATGAAGGACAGCAGAAATCCCAGGCTGAAAGTCAGACATCAGAGATCACAGCATATCAGATTAATCACATGGATGGTTTCCGGGTTCCATATTCTCTGACCATTGTGGACACACCAGGCTTTGGAGACACCCGAGGAATTAAACAAGACCAGAAAATCACAGGTCAGATCCTGGAGTTCTTCTCTGCCCCTGGAGGAATCGACTGCATTGATGCTGTGTGTTTTGTAGTTCAGGCTTCTCTTGCCCGTCTGACGCACACACAGAAATATGTCTTTGACTCCATTCTCTCCATATTTGGGAAAGACATTGCTGAAAACATCCTGATGATGGTCACCTTTGCAGATGGGAAAAAACCTCCAGTTCTGGAGGCCATCATAAAATCTGAGATTCCCTGTTCTACAGATGAGTCTGGAAAGCCACTTCAATTCAAGTTCAACAACTCTGCTGTGTTTGCAAACAATAACAAATCTACAGAGGACGAGGACTCCGATTGTGAAAACTTTGACCAAATGTTCTGGAAGCTGGGATTTTCTAGCATGAACAAGTTCTTCACATCCCTCAGCAAGATGGAAACCAAGAGCTTAACTCTGACACGAGAGGTCCTGAAAGAGAGAAAGCAGCTCGAGGTTCTTGTGGAAGGCCTACAGCCCCAGATCAATGCTGGTCTGACAAAACTGGATGAAATTAGGAAGACAAGAGCTGCTCTGGAACAAAACAAGGCTAAGATGGAGGCAAATAAGGATTTTGAATATGAATTAGAAGTAACTGTTCCAAAACAGATAGAAAACACCAGTAACTACTACTTGACCAACTGTCAAAAGTGTAACTTCACATGTCATGATTCATGTATAATTCCAAATGACAGTGATAAACATGGGTGCTGTGCCATGAAAGATGGAAATTGTACGGTCTGTCCTGGAAAGTGTGTCTGGAATGTTCACTTCAATCAGAAATATAAATGGGATTATGTCACGGAAAAGAGAAAGGAAACCTATCATGATCTGAAAGAGCGATATAAGGAAGCATACGGAGAGGTCATGACCAAAGAAAAGATCTTTGAAAAGCTTGAATATGAGCTTGAGGTTGTCCAGGATATTGTCACTGGACTAATTAAGGACTCTCAGAAGTCATTGGAGCGTCTGCAGGAAATCGCCCTCAAGCCCAATCCTCTGTCCACCCCTGACTACATCGATCTGATGATTGAGTCTGAGAAACAAGAAGCCAAGCCTGGATTTACAGATCGCATTCAGTCTTTAATGGAGGTCAAAGTGAAGGCAGAGATCATCAGTAAAGTTTCCACAGGAGGAGCAGTTCCTGAGGATTTGAAGAAATATAAACCTGAAACAAGCAGAAATAAACCTGAAAGAAGCAGAATTATATCATTTAGTCCATTCATCCTCTTTAGAAAAGGATTcaattttttaaagggatag